Proteins from a genomic interval of Centroberyx gerrardi isolate f3 chromosome 23, fCenGer3.hap1.cur.20231027, whole genome shotgun sequence:
- the mblac1 gene encoding metallo-beta-lactamase domain-containing protein 1 → METGGKPVPFEFKTVPFSESQLDISGQPYSVSVVKVGYCLPQPDGTFRADGTISLITGPRTILVDTGGPWDRDFLLTTLKERGLGPGDVNLVVGTHGHSDHIGNLGLFPTAMIVVGCDISEGDRYLPNQLAEGQAYRIDEHVSIVPSPGHTGQDVSVQVRGTSLGTVLVAGDLFECCSDEESWRALSVSPAVHEVSRQEALRTADVIIPGHGLPFRVFRN, encoded by the exons ATGGAGACTGGCGGTAAACCTGTCCCCTTTGAGTTTAAAACAGTCCCTTTCTCTGAATCTCAGCTGGACATCTCCGGACAGCCGTACTCCGTCTCCGTCGTCAAAGTAGGATACTGTTTGCCGCAGCCCGACGGCACATTTCGCGCAGACGGGACTATTTCCCTCATAACGGGACCCAGGACTATTCTAGTGGACACCGGAGGACCGTGGGACCGCGACTTCCTCCTCACGACACTGAAGGAAAGGGGTCTGGGGCCGGGAGATGTTAACTTGGTCGTAGGGACTCACGGACACTCGGACCACATAGGAAATTTGGGACTTTTTCCAACAGCAATGATAGTGGTAGGGTGTGATATTAGTGAAGGTGACAGGTACCTCCCCAATCAGCTAGCAGAGGGACAAGCGTACCGTATTGATGAGCAT GTGTCTATAGTTCCCAGTCCAGGCCACACAGGACAGGACGTGAGCGTCCAGGTGAGGGGAACCTCACTGGGGACGGTGCTGGTTGCTGGGGACTTATTTGAATGCTGCTCAGATGAGGAGAGCTGGCGGGCTCTGAGTGTGAGCCCTGCAGTACATGAGGTCAGCCGCCAAGAGGCGCTACGCACCGCTGATGTCATCATACCAGGACATGGACTGCCATTTAGAGTCTTCAGGAACTGA
- the tm4sf21b gene encoding transmembrane 4 L6 family member 5, whose protein sequence is MCTGKCSKFIAISLYVLAAVSVICNIMLFFPDFDTKFASEDRDGEDRLTEEVKYMGGFIGGGIVVLIPAIHIHLTSSKGCCNNRCGMFLSIGFAAAGVVGALYSLSVAALGLANGPTCFWSNPDNIIPEWGTPFASSNGSYLGDKEMWKWCKIPENVVEFNVALFSTLLVAAAVELVLCAIQMVNGLFGCLCGTCSGKE, encoded by the exons ATGTGTACTGGAAAGTGCTCCAAGTTCATTGCCATCTCCCTCTATGTATTGGCTGCGGTGTCGGTCATCTGCAACATCATGCTCTTCTTCCCCGACTTTGACACAAAGTTTGCGTCCGAAGACAGGGACGGAGAAGACCGACTCACAGAGGAGGTCAAATATATGGGAGGCTTCATAGGGGGAGGAATCGTG GTCCTTATTCCTGCCATCCACATCCATCTGACCAGTAGTAAGGGCTGCTGTAACAACCGCTGTGGG ATGTTCCTGTCCATTGGTTTTGCAGCAGCTGGTGTGGTGGGGGCCTTGTACAGTCTGAGTGTAGCTGCCCTGGGCCTGGCCAATGGGCCCACGTGCTTTTGGTCAAACCCGGACAATATCATCCCAGAATGGGGCACGCCGTTCGCCAGCAG TAATGGGAGCTACCTGGGTGACAAGGAGATGTGGAAGTGGTGTAAAATTCCAGAGAACGTGGTGGAGTTCAATGTGGCTCTGTTCTCCACTCTGTTGGTGGCCGCCGCCGTGGAGCTGGTCCTCTGTGCCATCCAAATGGTCAACGGACTCTTCGGATGCCTCTGCGGTACCTGCTCCGGCAAGGAG TAA
- the LOC139912659 gene encoding lysophosphatidic acid receptor 4, producing MSIINTTTACHNHSTGQIDIVFVSVYTVISVVGLILNLTALVIFRHTKSRSHTTVYMTNLAIADLLLVLTLPMRIYYHLGYTGLPQKLCDWVGLVLLANMYGSIFLLTCICFDRCMAVTFPMSPRVREGRKKAPLICLGVWTLTFGASLPVYLSKWNELSREEHCFETLPVYATRPVVVFSTLFMGFGIPLVVMLICSWGLVRAIRRSAVAQTDLVDSKKIQRMIAASLLIFLLSFLPYHATLGLLYLYGKAVPCPLLAAYHYSLMVACLNAVLDPIAYYFTTETFRGKVDMDTVRKMFPLNSQSSMEANSKTRGPINT from the coding sequence ATGTCCATCATCAACACCACCACTGCCTGCCACAACCACTCTACAGGCCAGATTGACATCGTATTTGTTAGTGTTTACACCGTCATCTCCGTTGTGGGCCTCATTCTCAACCTCACGGCGCTCGTAATTTTCCGCCACACCAAGTCCAGATCGCACACCACAGTTTATATGACCAACTTGGCCATAGCGGATCTACTCCTGGTCCTAACGCTGCCCATGAGGATCTACTACCATCTGGGGTACACCGGCCTCCCTCAGAAACTGTGTGACTGGGTTGGTCTGGTCCTGTTGGCCAACATGTACGGGAGCATCTTCCTCCTCACTTGCATTTGCTTCGACCGCTGCATGGCCGTCACCTTCCCCATGTCACCTCGCGTccgggaagggaggaagaaagccCCGCTCATTTGCCTCGGGGTGTGGACGCTCACCTTCGGCGCCAGCCTGCCCGTCTACCTCTCCAAATGGAATGAACTTTCCCGGGAGGAGCACTGCTTTGAGACCCTGCCGGTCTACGCCACGCGACCGGTGGTGGTTTTTTCCACGCTGTTCATGGGGTTCGGGATCCCATTAGTGGTGATGCTAATCTGCTCCTGGGGTTTGGTCCGGGCTATCCGGCGAAGCGCCGTGGCCCAGACCGACCTGGTGGACAGCAAGAAGATCCAGAGGATGATTGCCGCCagcctcctcatcttcctcctcagctTCCTCCCTTACCATGCCACCCTGGGCCTCCTCTACCTGTATGGAAAAGCGGTACCATGCCCCCTGTTGGCCGCATACCACTACAGCCTGATGGTGGCATGTCTGAACGCCGTGTTAGATCCCATTGCATACTATTTCACCACAGAGACCTTTAGGGGGAAGGTAGACATGGATACTGTGAGGAAGATGTTCCCCTTGAATAGTCAAAGCTCTATGGAGGCAAACAGCAAAACCAGAGGGCCTATCAACACTTAG